A window from bacterium HR17 encodes these proteins:
- the argF gene encoding Ornithine carbamoyltransferase, producing the protein MQAVSEMSLLGRDFLSVADLTADETLALFAAAQRFKRRTPNERERACLTGKAVALLFQKPSLRTRVTFELAVAQLGGYAVVLTQAEVGLGQREAVKDVARNLDRWVNAIVARVFAHATLEEMARWAQVPVINALSDREHPCQALADLFTLWQRWGGELKGHRLTFIGDGFNVAHSLMLLCALLGVHCTIATPKGYEPQPEIVRKAEELARTSGARIAVTNDPVAAVRDAEAIYTDVWTSMGQEDEAERRRRDFAAFQVNMNLLRHAPEGVAVMHCLPAHRGEEITDEVLDAPFCLAWEQAENRLHVQKALLAATVGGALP; encoded by the coding sequence TTGCAAGCGGTGAGCGAGATGAGTCTGTTGGGACGCGATTTTCTCTCTGTCGCCGACCTCACAGCGGATGAAACTCTTGCGCTTTTCGCGGCGGCGCAACGGTTCAAACGCCGCACCCCGAACGAACGCGAGCGGGCGTGCTTGACCGGCAAAGCCGTTGCCTTGCTATTTCAGAAACCGTCGTTGCGCACCCGTGTGACTTTTGAACTGGCAGTCGCACAACTGGGCGGTTATGCCGTCGTCTTGACGCAAGCGGAAGTCGGTTTAGGACAGCGGGAAGCCGTCAAGGATGTCGCCCGTAACTTGGACCGTTGGGTCAACGCCATCGTCGCCCGTGTCTTCGCCCACGCCACTTTGGAAGAGATGGCGCGATGGGCGCAGGTGCCCGTCATCAACGCCCTGTCGGATAGGGAGCACCCCTGCCAAGCCCTTGCCGACCTGTTTACCCTTTGGCAGCGCTGGGGAGGCGAACTAAAGGGGCACCGGCTCACTTTCATCGGCGACGGCTTCAATGTCGCTCACTCCCTCATGCTGCTTTGTGCCCTGTTGGGCGTCCATTGCACCATCGCCACGCCCAAAGGCTACGAGCCGCAACCTGAGATCGTTCGCAAAGCCGAAGAATTGGCGCGAACCAGCGGTGCCCGCATCGCTGTCACCAACGACCCTGTCGCCGCTGTCCGCGACGCTGAAGCGATTTACACCGATGTGTGGACAAGCATGGGACAGGAAGACGAAGCCGAACGGCGCCGCCGTGACTTCGCCGCCTTTCAGGTCAACATGAACCTGCTGCGTCACGCCCCAGAAGGGGTCGCCGTGATGCACTGCTTGCCTGCCCATCGCGGCGAGGAGATCACCGATGAAGTGCTGGACGCACCCTTTTGCCTTGCATGGGAGCAGGCGGAAAACCGCCTGCATGTTCAAAAGGCGTTGCTGGCGGCTACCGTCGGGGGGGCATTGCCATGA